CTGAGCAGCAGGTTCGACCTCGCCACGGACGTTCTGCCCACCCTTCAGGGCGAGAACCGCATGGTGGCGGAGCAAGGGGTCCAGATGGCGGCCCAGTTCGGCTTCACCCCGGAGGATATCACCAAGCTCGTCACCGGCCCGATCATGGCTGCCTTCGGCGGCTCGGCCATATCGCCCATCGGCCCGGTGCCCGGCCTGTACCTGAAGGTCGACAACGACGCCGGTGCGGTGAACACGAAGCTCGTGGAAACACTCTTCCGCAACGCCGACCAGATGGGTGTGCCCATGGTGCCCATCTCCTCGGACAGGTGGACCACGGCCTACGCCACCAAGGGATTCGCCACCATCACCCTGGCGGCAAACGACGACAGCTTCTTCTTCGGCCTGCTGGACCCGGAAAAGCTCGGAGAAGCCGCCCAGCCGGTGAGCAGCATCCAGGGATTCGCCGCCACGCCCGCCATGGGGACCATGGCCGTTTCGCTGAGCCACCTGGACACGCTGGTGGACCGTCTGGGCAGACAGCTGGAGATGATGGTCCCCGAGGAGAAGGAGATCGCCATGGCCAGAGAGGCCATCCACAAGGCGCTGGCCAGGCTGGAGGTCTTCTACATCCAGCGGACCTCGCCGGATTCCATGGAAGCCGGCGTCTGGTTCCGCAACGAAACTACCCAGTAAGGGCAATCTGAAAACAGCGAAGGACCCCGGCACCCCTCCCCCCGCCTCCCATGGGGGGAGGGGTGCCCCACATAGGAGGGATAGCATGCACAAGGCTCTACCGCAACACGCCAAGACAGCAGCCACGCTGATCGCCACCGTCACCTGTCTCCTGGCGCTCTCCGCCGCCGCCCAGGCCTGGAGTCCCGCACCCCGGGTCTACGACGGCCCCCAGGTGGAGGACCTCTACCTGGTCATCTACAGCGACCCCGACGCCCAGGTGCTGGCCATGGAGCAGGGGGAGCTGGACATAGCCGGCGACATCACCAGGCCCGTGGACATCCAGCGGCTCAATCAGGCCGAGACGGTGGACCTCTCCGTCGCCGAGGGATTCCACCTCTTCATGATGGGCTGGAACCTCCGCGCCGAACCCTGGGACCGCCTGGAGCTGCGGCGGGCCGCGGCCTGCGCCATCCCCCGCATGGAACTGGTGCGGGATATCTTCCAGGGCTACTCCGTGCCGGTGGACAGCTACCTGCCCCCGGCGTCGCCCTACTTCACCGCCGATACAAAACACTACCCCTACGACCCTGAGACCGCCAAAGAGATCCTGAAGGAAGCTGGATGGAGCTGGTCCGACGGGGGCACGCTGATCCCGCCGGGAGGAAGCAAGCCGCTGGAGGAGCTGGAGCTCCTCTCGCCGGCGTCGGGGATGGCGCCCACCACGGCGGAGCTTGCCCGGCGGCTCGCCAAGCACCTGCGGGCCATCGGCCTGCCCGTGAAGGTGGAGCCCCTGGATTTCTCGGTGATGGTGGAACGACTCAACCGCCACGAGTTCGACATGTACCTGCTGGCCTGGGTGCTCACCCGCGACCCCGACAGCCTCTACGCTTTCTACCACTCCTCCATGGACATGGAGGGCGGCTACAATCTCACCGGCTACCACGACGAAACAACCGACAGGCTGCTGGAAAAGCTGAAGTTCGCCCCCTCGCCTGAAGCCGCGGAAGGGACGGCCTTCCGTTCGCAGAAACGCCTCGCCGAAGAGCTGCCGGTGCTGCCGATCTACTCGCGCTACTCCATCGCCGCCGTGGGGAGCAGGTGGCAGGGAACAGTGGTCACCGACGTTGTCACCGCCGACAACCAGTGGTCGCTGCTCCATATGCACACCCCCGGCGGGACGAAGGAGCTCCACTGGGCGCTCGGCGGCGAACCGCGGCCGCTGAACCCGCTGGCGGCAGGCAGCGCCCTCTCCTGGGAGGTGCTGGGCCACCTCTACGGATCACTGCTTTCCATCAACCCCGAAACTCTGGGCGACGTGCCCTGGCTGGCCACGGAGTGGGACATCGACGTGACCGAAGAGACCTCCACCCTGCACTTCACCCTCCGCAAGGGGGTGCAGTGGCACGACGGCGAGCCGTTCACCGCAGAGGACGTGAAGAGCACCATCAGCTACCTGCAGAAAGAGCGCATCCCCCGCTACTGGGACAGCGTGCGCGACGTAAAGGAAGTCACCAGCAACGGCAACGAGGTGACGGTCACGCTTTCCACACCCTCCTACTGGCATCTCCACGGCATCGGCGGACTCCCCGTCATGCCCGCCCATATCCTGGAAGACGTGGAGGACTGGAAGAGCTGGCAGCCGGCATCGACTGAACACCCCGAGAGGGAAGATCTGACGCTTCTGGTGGGCACAGGTCCCTTCGTCTTCGCCGGGTACAAGCCGGGCGAGTTCGTCCACCTCCGTCGCTTCGACGGCTTCTGGGGACGGAACCAGTAACCGGCGGGATGTGCAACACCCTGTACCGGCATCCGCGACGCCGGCCACCGGCACGATAGGGCTCTTTGACGACGTTAAGCAGCGGCGAACCTGCAGGCAAGCGAAACAGAAGGTGGCTGCAACCGGGGTCTTCCGGCGGCAGCCCCCTTCTCTATGTCACGGGAGTGAAAGGGCGTCCAGGGCGGCATCTGGAGCAGACGACGGGAGCACCGCTTCCTGCA
The nucleotide sequence above comes from Synergistales bacterium. Encoded proteins:
- a CDS encoding ABC transporter substrate-binding protein; translation: MHKALPQHAKTAATLIATVTCLLALSAAAQAWSPAPRVYDGPQVEDLYLVIYSDPDAQVLAMEQGELDIAGDITRPVDIQRLNQAETVDLSVAEGFHLFMMGWNLRAEPWDRLELRRAAACAIPRMELVRDIFQGYSVPVDSYLPPASPYFTADTKHYPYDPETAKEILKEAGWSWSDGGTLIPPGGSKPLEELELLSPASGMAPTTAELARRLAKHLRAIGLPVKVEPLDFSVMVERLNRHEFDMYLLAWVLTRDPDSLYAFYHSSMDMEGGYNLTGYHDETTDRLLEKLKFAPSPEAAEGTAFRSQKRLAEELPVLPIYSRYSIAAVGSRWQGTVVTDVVTADNQWSLLHMHTPGGTKELHWALGGEPRPLNPLAAGSALSWEVLGHLYGSLLSINPETLGDVPWLATEWDIDVTEETSTLHFTLRKGVQWHDGEPFTAEDVKSTISYLQKERIPRYWDSVRDVKEVTSNGNEVTVTLSTPSYWHLHGIGGLPVMPAHILEDVEDWKSWQPASTEHPEREDLTLLVGTGPFVFAGYKPGEFVHLRRFDGFWGRNQ